From the Candidatus Margulisiibacteriota bacterium genome, one window contains:
- a CDS encoding serine O-acetyltransferase, protein MLFVDEIKSAFKYDPACRWWEVWLYHGLWAIWVHKFLHPLYICRLPIIPRLGSQIMRALTGIEIHPGAKIGRGVFIDHGSGVVIGETAEVGDNCLIYHGVTLGGTSTKRVKRHPAVGANTIIGCGAKIIGNIRIGQNCKIGVNAIVLKDVPDNSTVVSMAARVLRQNGEKVDNDWGALPDPVEDTIVHLIHRIVTLEEKLKKFESK, encoded by the coding sequence ATGTTATTCGTCGACGAAATAAAATCCGCGTTCAAATATGATCCGGCCTGCCGCTGGTGGGAGGTCTGGCTGTATCACGGTTTGTGGGCAATTTGGGTGCATAAATTTTTGCATCCGCTGTACATCTGCCGCCTGCCGATCATCCCGCGGCTCGGCTCGCAAATCATGCGCGCGCTGACCGGCATCGAGATACACCCGGGCGCGAAAATCGGCCGCGGAGTTTTTATCGATCATGGCAGCGGCGTGGTCATCGGCGAGACCGCGGAAGTCGGCGACAATTGCCTGATCTATCACGGCGTCACGCTCGGCGGCACCAGCACCAAACGGGTCAAGCGTCATCCGGCTGTCGGCGCGAATACGATCATCGGCTGCGGCGCCAAGATCATCGGTAATATCCGCATCGGCCAAAACTGCAAGATCGGCGTGAACGCTATTGTGCTGAAAGACGTGCCGGACAATTCCACCGTGGTCAGCATGGCCGCGCGCGTGCTCAGGCAGAACGGCGAAAAAGTCGACAACGACTGGGGCGCGCTGCCCGATCCGGTCGAGGACACGATCGTGCATTTGATCCACCGTATCGTAACGCTGGAAGAAAAATTAAAGAAATTCGAGTCTAAATAA
- a CDS encoding AAA family ATPase codes for MVNSSLEDFADIFISTDKQKEQQGKAAAAALDKESLSTLDLLHYFGCAENPFGDSENLRYFYKSKEHWDIYQKMKMSVEQNISLAMVCGQSGSGKTLITQLLLMNLDQKKYQTIVVLVSPGMTKSALLKEILLELELGHKLKNAAQTYDMIRLLQDYVIGLYQQGKRLVIMIDEAHFLEASSLHILRTISNIELPEMKLVSILLFTEEIFLRRIKHESYNSLRNRMYVQEELLPFGLAEMKEYIRFRVRIAGGDPNTLFEPDTYPVIHIATSGIAREVNNLCFNALTEAYLNKQKTITNKILLNCL; via the coding sequence ATGGTTAATTCATCGCTGGAAGATTTTGCCGATATATTCATTTCCACGGATAAACAGAAAGAACAGCAAGGCAAAGCTGCGGCTGCCGCGCTGGACAAAGAGAGTTTGAGCACGCTCGATCTGCTGCATTATTTCGGCTGTGCGGAAAACCCGTTCGGCGACTCGGAAAATCTGCGCTATTTCTACAAATCCAAAGAGCATTGGGATATTTACCAGAAAATGAAAATGAGCGTTGAGCAGAATATTTCGCTGGCTATGGTTTGCGGGCAGTCCGGCAGCGGCAAGACGCTGATCACGCAGCTGCTGCTGATGAATCTTGATCAGAAAAAATATCAGACTATCGTGGTGCTGGTGTCGCCCGGTATGACCAAGTCCGCGCTTTTGAAAGAAATTTTGCTGGAACTGGAATTGGGGCACAAACTAAAAAACGCCGCGCAGACTTACGACATGATCCGCCTTTTGCAGGATTATGTGATCGGCTTGTATCAGCAGGGCAAGCGGCTGGTCATCATGATCGACGAAGCGCATTTTCTCGAGGCGTCGTCGCTGCATATCCTGCGCACGATCTCCAATATCGAGCTGCCGGAAATGAAACTGGTATCCATTCTGCTTTTTACCGAGGAGATTTTTCTGCGCCGCATCAAACACGAGAGCTATAATTCCCTGCGCAACCGCATGTATGTGCAGGAAGAGCTGCTGCCCTTTGGCCTGGCCGAGATGAAAGAATATATCCGTTTCCGCGTCCGCATTGCTGGCGGCGACCCAAATACTTTGTTTGAGCCGGACACATATCCGGTCATTCACATTGCGACTTCCGGTATTGCCCGTGAAGTCAATAACCTCTGTTTTAACGCCCTGACCGAGGCGTATTTAAATAAACAAAAAACGATTACGAATAAAATACTGCTGAATTGTTTATAA
- a CDS encoding helix-turn-helix domain-containing protein has translation MSTFGESFKQEFDLQYEPKDVGKYITKLRKSRKLSVCQLALRSGMKEPVLLRVEKNQADPRLSTLLKIIRGLEMSVADFFRIFKKY, from the coding sequence ATGTCAACTTTCGGCGAGAGTTTTAAGCAGGAGTTTGACCTGCAGTACGAACCTAAAGATGTTGGCAAGTATATAACCAAACTCCGTAAGTCCCGTAAGCTCAGTGTCTGCCAACTGGCCCTGCGCTCCGGCATGAAAGAGCCGGTGCTGCTGCGCGTCGAAAAAAACCAGGCCGATCCGCGCTTGAGCACGCTGCTCAAAATTATTCGCGGGCTGGAAATGTCCGTCGCGGATTTTTTCAGGATTTTTAAAAAATATTGA
- a CDS encoding glycosyltransferase — MLKVSVVVPTMNEEKYLQPCLDAVRAQSYKDFEVVAIDASSDGTPQLCQSAGWKVVKQVSKGIALARAEGFAATSGEIVACTDADTAPSREWVERIAKIFENDKVVCAYGPVYLRDGGPILRGLAAFFYNTVFLNFCRLLRRDNISGQNFAIRKSAYDAVGGFRAGLVTAEDVDLGLRVRKLGKVVYDKKMSVKTSARRILAEGVWHFLGHNILNYLRITLTGKASQNFKPIR; from the coding sequence ATGCTTAAAGTATCTGTGGTTGTCCCGACAATGAACGAAGAAAAATATCTGCAGCCCTGCCTCGACGCAGTGCGGGCGCAGTCTTACAAAGATTTTGAAGTGGTGGCGATCGACGCCAGCTCGGACGGTACGCCGCAGCTCTGCCAGAGCGCCGGCTGGAAAGTGGTTAAGCAGGTCAGCAAAGGCATTGCGCTGGCCAGGGCGGAAGGTTTTGCCGCGACGAGTGGTGAGATCGTCGCCTGCACCGACGCCGACACCGCGCCGAGCCGCGAGTGGGTCGAGCGTATCGCCAAGATTTTTGAAAATGATAAAGTAGTTTGCGCTTACGGCCCGGTTTACCTGCGCGACGGCGGCCCTATCCTGCGGGGACTGGCGGCTTTTTTCTACAACACGGTGTTTTTGAATTTTTGCCGTCTCTTGCGCCGCGACAATATTTCCGGCCAAAATTTTGCCATCCGTAAATCCGCTTACGACGCGGTGGGCGGTTTCCGCGCCGGTCTGGTCACGGCGGAAGATGTGGATCTGGGCTTGCGCGTGCGCAAACTCGGCAAAGTGGTCTACGACAAAAAAATGAGCGTTAAGACTTCCGCGCGCCGGATCCTGGCGGAAGGCGTTTGGCATTTTCTCGGCCACAATATTCTGAACTATCTGCGCATCACACTGACCGGCAAAGCGAGCCAGAATTTCAAGCCGATCAGATGA
- a CDS encoding ArsR family transcriptional regulator produces MENCQSYVKFLRALASEERLAILEDLEQNGEINASKVENKFFMEQSTASHHLNVLYKAGIIEPRKTGRNIYYSLNKNSLQNFYGDFLRALEQKRAQKAADGAASPAVN; encoded by the coding sequence ATGGAGAATTGCCAAAGCTACGTAAAGTTTTTGAGGGCGCTGGCCAGCGAGGAAAGGCTGGCTATCCTTGAAGACCTTGAGCAAAACGGCGAGATCAACGCCAGCAAGGTGGAAAACAAATTCTTTATGGAACAGTCCACGGCGTCGCATCATCTCAATGTGCTGTATAAAGCGGGGATTATCGAGCCGCGCAAAACTGGCCGCAATATTTACTATAGTCTCAATAAAAACTCGCTGCAAAATTTTTACGGTGATTTTTTGCGGGCGCTGGAGCAGAAAAGAGCGCAAAAAGCCGCGGACGGCGCGGCCAGTCCGGCGGTCAATTAA
- a CDS encoding AAA family ATPase codes for MTVISVINQKGGCGKTTTTVNVSTSLARRGYRVLLVDMDPQGHSTLGLGFQPDSFARTVFDVIDAREPEVPLSIAAVSVADRLTLLPANVLLSTFEQSMAGKAWRESRLAKALGKVKNQYDYIIIDCPPSLGLLTVNALLASSHVIVPIDSGFYALSGLQKLQETAAMLKNKAQHELNIKHVITFYDNKSTFNKDFQEDLQKITSVESLFKQKIRRSIKFNVSQRQGRSVVDLGSKRCGVAFRDYLNLTQEIIDWTRPARTARLRSLRTANKTEVRRQLVRAINLAYRGEAQDVQVAGVFSDWQPLPLQKNKDGQWATAIELNPGQYEYKFIVDGNWSAESNNILVVK; via the coding sequence ATGACGGTTATTTCCGTCATCAATCAAAAAGGTGGCTGCGGTAAAACCACTACAACGGTCAATGTTTCCACAAGTTTAGCGCGGCGCGGCTACCGTGTGCTGCTGGTCGATATGGACCCGCAGGGACACTCCACTCTGGGACTGGGCTTCCAGCCGGATTCTTTTGCGCGCACGGTGTTTGATGTGATCGATGCGCGTGAGCCGGAAGTGCCGCTGTCTATCGCGGCGGTGTCCGTGGCTGATCGCCTGACGCTGCTGCCCGCCAATGTTTTGCTCTCCACTTTTGAACAGTCAATGGCCGGCAAGGCCTGGCGCGAGTCGCGGTTGGCCAAAGCGCTTGGTAAAGTCAAAAATCAATACGATTACATCATCATTGATTGTCCGCCTAGCCTGGGTTTGCTGACCGTCAACGCGCTGCTGGCTTCCTCGCATGTGATCGTGCCGATCGACTCCGGTTTTTACGCGTTGTCCGGCCTGCAAAAACTGCAGGAAACAGCGGCCATGCTGAAAAACAAAGCGCAGCATGAATTAAACATCAAACACGTGATCACTTTTTACGATAACAAATCGACTTTCAATAAAGATTTTCAAGAGGATTTGCAAAAGATCACCTCCGTGGAAAGTTTATTCAAACAAAAGATCCGCCGTTCCATAAAATTTAATGTTTCGCAGCGGCAGGGTCGCTCAGTGGTCGATCTGGGCAGCAAACGCTGCGGCGTGGCGTTCCGCGATTATCTCAATCTGACGCAGGAAATAATTGATTGGACACGTCCGGCGCGCACCGCGCGGCTGCGTTCTCTGCGCACGGCCAACAAAACCGAAGTGCGCCGCCAGCTGGTGCGCGCGATCAATCTCGCTTACCGCGGCGAAGCTCAGGATGTGCAAGTCGCTGGAGTTTTCAGCGACTGGCAGCCGTTGCCGCTGCAAAAAAATAAAGACGGCCAGTGGGCGACTGCGATCGAATTAAATCCCGGCCAGTACGAGTATAAATTTATCGTCGACGGCAACTGGAGCGCCGAATCAAATAATATTCTTGTGGTGAAGTGA